One genomic window of Cheilinus undulatus linkage group 7, ASM1832078v1, whole genome shotgun sequence includes the following:
- the plpp6 gene encoding phospholipid phosphatase 6 produces MPSPKARSPAARSGGSPALGGSPGRYDFMSLTQPLSRSSPPHLLQRQASDPSTARLRASESPTRRRGSSSSTGSGQGLPEEDGLRLNPSFLRVALSSLLAVDLWMSKRMGVCACEDSSWGSVRPLMKLIEVSGHGIPWLIGTAYCLYKSDSTAGQEVMLNLLMGLLLDLVLVGVVKAVVRRRRPAHNRMDMFATFSVDRYSFPSGHATRAAMCGRFLLAHLVLAAPLRVLVLLWAGLVGLSRVLLGRHNVTDVMFGFWMGYCQYNLVEMMWLSPQTLQGMLGMEV; encoded by the exons ATGCCGTCTCCCAAGGCTCGGAGCCCGGCGGCTCGCAGCGGAGGCAGCCCCGCTCTCGGAGGCTCTCCTGGCCGGTATGATTTCATGTCTCTGACCCAGCCTCTGAGTCGCTCCTCCCCGCCTCACCTCCTCCAGAGACAGGCCTCAGACCCGTCCACAGCCCGGCTCCGGGCCTCGGAGAGCCCCACCCGGCGCAGAGGCTCCAGCTCGTCCACGGGCTCCGGACAGGGTCTACCGGAGGAGGACGGGCTGCGGCTGAACCCGTCCTTCCTGAGGGTGGCGCTCTCCTCCCTGCTAGCCGTGGACCTGTGGATGTCCAAGAGGATGGGCGTGTGCGCGTGCGAGGACTCGTCGTGGGGGAGCGTGCGGCCTCTGATGAAGCTGATCGAGGTGTCGGGACACGGGATCCCGTGGCTGATCGGGACAGCCTACTGTCTGTACAAGAGCGACAGCACCGcgggacaggaagtgatgctCAACCTGCTCATGG GTCTCCTCCTGGACCTGGTCCTGGTAGGTGTGGTCAAAGCTGTAGTGCGCCGCCGCCGCCCGGCTCATAACCGCATGgacatgtttgccaccttctcTGTGGACCGATACTCCTTCCCGTCGGGCCACGCCACCCGTGCCGCCATGTGTGGGCGGTTCCTGCTGGCTCACCTGGTGCTGGCCGCACCCCTCCGGGTCCTGGTCCTGCTGTGGGCCGGCCTGGTGGGACTGAGCCGCGTGCTGCTGGGACGGCACAACGTGACGGACGTGATGTTTGGCTTCTGGATGGGATACTGCCAGTACAACCTGGTGGAGATGATGTGGCTGTCTCCTCAGACGCTGCAAGGCATGCTGGGAATGGAAGTGTGA
- the aqp12 gene encoding aquaporin 12: MSGLNASLGYFVSVVIFAASIGPLLKKWPWLSFMTEFASSFMLVACRLEVQTIVDVGQWAGGLGADVTVTMLFVVLLINGVICGAASGNPALVLMKFLQLEAPTMPTLLAVVVQFLGARLALLVAVYYWSLELTDMHMIKNLMARECSSSLLVSVLQGFFTESVCTLIFLLIHLNLRQRSALIRIPLIAVLITFLSHTAKGYTSAYINPSLAYGLTFHCPGFTFVQYAVVYWLGPLTGMILALLLYMGHIPRIFAKNLFYFQKTRFRVPKGDKGEKKKM; the protein is encoded by the exons ATGTCTGGGCTGAATGCCTCCCTCGGATACTTTGTGTCTGTGGTGATCTTCGCAGCCTCGATTGGGCCTCTTCTTAAAAAATGGCCCTGGCTAAGCTTCATGACAGAGTTTGCATCCTCCTTCATGCTGGTGGCGTGCCGACTAGAGGTACAGACCATCGTGGACGTGGGGCAGTGGGCCGGGGGTCTGGGTGCAGATGTGACTGTCACCATGCTGTTTGTGGTGCTGCTGATTAACGGGGTGATCTGTGGGGCCGCGTCAGGGAACCCCGCCCTGGTGCTGATGAAGTTTCTGCAGCTGGAGGCCCCCACCATGCCCACCCTGCTGGCTGTGGTGGTCCAGTTTCTAGGAGCTCGCCTGGCACTGCTGGTGGCAGTCTATTACTGGAGTCTGGAGCTCACAGACATGCACATGATCAAGAACCTGATGGCCCGGGAGTGCAGCTCGTCTCTGCTGGTTTCTGTGCTGCAGGGCTTcttcactgagtctgtgtgcaCGCTCATCTTCCTGCTCATCCATCTGAACCTAAGACAAAGATCTGCTCTGATCAGGATCCCTCTGATTGCTGTCCTCATCACGTTCCTGTCACACACAG CCAAAGGTTACACTTCAGCCTACATAAACCCATCTCTGGCGTACGGCCTCACCTTTCACTGTCCTGGTTTCACCTTTGTTCAGTACGCTGTCGTTTACTGGCTGGGCCCTCTCACTG GGATGATTCTGGCTCTCCTTCTCTACATGGGTCACATCCCCAGGATTTTTGCAAagaaccttttttattttcagaagaCACGATTCAGAGTGCCCAAAGGAGacaaaggagagaagaagaagatgtga